From a single Nicotiana tomentosiformis chromosome 2, ASM39032v3, whole genome shotgun sequence genomic region:
- the LOC104105186 gene encoding anaphase-promoting complex subunit 10: MADSSEGEEEGKLTGGSQQLVVDGDLREMGKKAAWSVSSYKPGNGVLSLRDDNLDTYWQSDGAQPHLVNVQFQKKVKLQLVVLYVDFKLDESYTPGKISIRAGDGFHNLKEIKAVELVKPTGWVYISLSGNDPRETFVNTFMLQIGVLSNHLNGRDTHIRQIKVYGPRPNPIPLQPFQFTSTEFITYSTVR, from the exons ATGGCAGATTCATCAGAGGGAGAGGAAGAAGGGAAACTGACAGGAGGAAGCCAGCAGCTAGTTGTAGATGGTGACCTCCGCGAAATGGGTAAAAAGGCAGCTTGGAGTGTCAGCTCCTATAAACCCGGCAATGGTGTCCTTTCCCTTCGCGATGACAACCTCGATACCTATTGGCA ATCAGATGGCGCACAGCCTCACCTTGTTAATGTTCAGTTTCAGAAGAAAGTTAAGCTTCAA TTAGTCGTCCTGTATGTTGATTTCAAGCTTGACGAAAGCTATACACCTGGTAAGATCTCTATCCGAGCAGGCGATGGATTTCACAACTTGAAG GAGATAAAAGCAGTGGAGCTTGTCAAGCCAACTGGATGGGTCTATATATCTTTATCTGGGAATGATCCGCG TGAAACCTTTGTCAACACTTTCATGCTGCAAATAGGTGTGCTCTCAAATCATCTTAATGGAAGGGACACTCATATCCGCCAGATTAAAGTCTACGGGCCAAGACC GAACCCTATCCCTCTTCAGCCATTTCAGTTTACTTCTACAGAGTTTATTACTTATTCTACTGTGAGATGA
- the LOC138905705 gene encoding uncharacterized protein, with the protein MTRYEMRFSKLACHAVWLVPTDRERIGRFIDGLTYQLRLLMTTDRVSGATFDKVVDIARQIEMVLSQERREREAKRPRGPGDYSGVPSGGQFHRGRGHSYIHAQTGRPAHRGASASHGSYNAHSGQSSFSALPVLISHHALSAQASAGHSSGYQEQQFRQRRGYFKCGEFGHFKRGCPKLLSRVSQ; encoded by the coding sequence ATGAcgcggtacgagatgagattttctaagttggcttgtcacgcagtctggttggttcccactgatagggagaggattgggaggttcattgatggcctcacatatcagctgcgattACTTATGACTACGGatagagtatctggtgctacttttgataaggtagtggacattgctcggcagatagagatggttcttaGCCAGGAACgtagagagagagaggctaagaggcctcgtggtccgggtgattacagcggtgttccttcagggggtcagtttcaccGAGGTAGGGGTCATTCTTACATAcatgctcagacgggtcgtccagctcatcgtggtgcatcagctagccatggttcttacaatgctcactcaggccagtcttcattcagtgcactaccagtgctGATTTCTCATCATGCCTTGTCCGCACAGGCTTCTGCAGgtcattcctcgggttatcaggagcagcagttccgtcagaggaggggttattTCAAGTGCGGAGAATTTGGACATTTCAAGAGAGGGTGTCCTAAGCTGTTGAGTAGGGTTTCACAGTAG